In Salinirussus salinus, the following proteins share a genomic window:
- a CDS encoding thiolase C-terminal domain-containing protein, translated as MVQAHIATVGTSPVGRTDLPGRDLFSRALAEAFEGLPDPAEVVDAVYVGAQSERYENQIMQGTLLAEWAGLRNCPAERVEACAAAGALALKNAVRDVRAGVHDAVLACGVEKMTAGGTEGATNALAAAFERALEQRSGITAPSQYALLARRYLHETDATEEDLARIAVKNHRNAAANPRAMFDHEVDVETVLESDPVAPPLKLYDCAPVSDGAAAVLVAEPGTAADLGTEPVEVAGVGTAANTLAVAERDLTYVEGADVAAGRAYEEAGVEPADVDVAEVHDAFTVCEALLAEAAGFAPGGRGAETVREPGERSPGWTDVRVNTSGGLKARGHPIGATGLFQAVEGYEQLTGRAGDRQVPDADTALLINEGGLADAHTAVHVLRRAGR; from the coding sequence ATGGTACAGGCTCACATCGCAACCGTCGGAACCTCTCCGGTCGGCCGGACGGACCTGCCCGGCCGGGACCTGTTCTCCCGGGCACTGGCCGAGGCCTTCGAGGGGTTGCCCGACCCCGCCGAGGTCGTCGACGCCGTTTACGTCGGCGCACAGTCCGAGCGCTACGAGAACCAGATCATGCAGGGGACGCTGCTGGCGGAGTGGGCCGGGCTGCGCAACTGCCCGGCCGAGCGCGTGGAGGCCTGCGCTGCTGCGGGCGCGCTCGCGCTGAAAAACGCCGTTCGGGACGTCCGGGCCGGGGTCCACGACGCGGTGCTGGCCTGCGGGGTCGAGAAGATGACCGCCGGGGGGACCGAGGGCGCGACCAACGCCCTGGCGGCGGCTTTCGAGCGCGCGCTGGAACAGCGCTCGGGCATCACCGCGCCCAGCCAGTACGCGCTGCTGGCCCGGCGCTATCTCCACGAGACCGACGCGACCGAGGAGGACCTGGCGCGGATCGCGGTCAAGAACCACCGCAACGCCGCCGCCAACCCGCGCGCGATGTTCGACCACGAGGTCGACGTCGAGACGGTCCTCGAGTCCGACCCGGTGGCGCCGCCGCTGAAGCTGTACGACTGCGCGCCCGTCAGCGACGGCGCAGCCGCGGTGCTCGTCGCTGAGCCCGGAACTGCGGCCGACCTGGGCACCGAGCCCGTCGAAGTCGCAGGGGTCGGGACCGCGGCGAACACGCTCGCGGTCGCCGAGCGCGACCTCACCTACGTCGAAGGCGCGGACGTGGCCGCGGGCCGCGCCTACGAGGAGGCGGGGGTCGAACCGGCCGACGTGGACGTCGCGGAGGTCCACGACGCCTTCACCGTCTGCGAGGCGCTGCTCGCGGAGGCGGCCGGCTTCGCCCCCGGGGGGAGGGGCGCCGAGACGGTCCGCGAGCCCGGCGAGCGCTCTCCGGGGTGGACCGACGTCCGGGTCAACACCAGCGGCGGCCTCAAGGCGCGCGGTCACCCCATCGGCGCGACCGGGCTGTTCCAGGCCGTCGAGGGGTACGAGCAGCTGACCGGCCGGGCCGGCGACCGTCAGGTCCCGGATGCGGATACCGCGCTGCTGATCAACGAGGGTGGCCTGGCGGATGCCCACACCGCAGTACACGTCCTCCGGAGGGCCGGCAGATGA
- a CDS encoding FAD-dependent oxidoreductase, which produces MSLTAIPKYDSERVSTAGDHAVVVGGSMAGLVSARVLADAFESVTVLERDSLHDDREPRRGVPQGRHVHALQTAGREVLETLFPGYQQDLAAAGAEVIDVATDFSFYDEGGFVADGDDRQPMYCGTRPLFEVVTRRHLTARDDVALRDNCQFTGYRTDDRDTTVTGVTLRNEQARSERLTADVVVDATGRTSRTPDWLEAHGYSVPPLEEVHVDLAYSTAFLCRPPDDRRAFHVMPSPPRKRGVVVLPVEGDRWVVTLFGVHGDHPPSTIDGLRDFAAELPAEPVQRLLDTHEPASTEVAQYPVPSSRRRRYWDLERFPDGLVVAGDAVASFNPVYGQGMSVAALQALQLHHTLAETGAEDIGVQFFDRVEPVIEDAWNVAVGTDFRFEETEGPKPTGTDLLNRYLSRLTRKAHRDATLADAYARVISLERRPTSLLRPTVAWRVLKPSPL; this is translated from the coding sequence ATGAGCCTGACTGCAATACCCAAATACGACAGCGAACGAGTCTCGACGGCAGGGGACCACGCAGTCGTGGTCGGCGGGAGTATGGCTGGCCTGGTGAGCGCCCGCGTTCTTGCGGATGCCTTCGAGTCGGTGACCGTGCTCGAACGCGATTCGCTTCACGACGACCGGGAACCCCGTCGTGGCGTCCCCCAGGGACGGCACGTCCACGCACTCCAGACGGCCGGACGGGAGGTGCTCGAAACGCTGTTTCCGGGCTATCAGCAGGATCTGGCCGCAGCCGGTGCTGAAGTGATCGACGTGGCCACGGATTTCAGTTTCTACGACGAGGGGGGCTTCGTGGCCGATGGCGACGACCGACAGCCGATGTACTGTGGGACTCGACCGCTCTTCGAGGTGGTGACGCGACGCCACCTCACCGCCCGTGACGATGTCGCGCTCCGGGACAACTGTCAGTTCACGGGCTACCGTACGGACGACCGTGACACGACGGTCACCGGCGTCACACTCCGTAACGAGCAGGCGCGATCCGAGCGGCTTACCGCTGACGTGGTCGTCGACGCGACCGGCCGGACGTCACGAACGCCCGACTGGCTGGAGGCTCACGGCTACAGCGTGCCGCCTCTGGAGGAGGTCCACGTCGACCTGGCCTACAGCACGGCCTTCCTCTGCCGACCGCCGGACGACCGGCGCGCGTTTCACGTCATGCCGTCCCCGCCGCGGAAACGCGGGGTCGTGGTCCTGCCGGTCGAGGGCGACCGGTGGGTCGTGACGCTGTTCGGCGTCCACGGTGACCACCCACCGTCGACCATCGACGGGCTGCGAGACTTCGCCGCCGAACTCCCGGCCGAGCCGGTCCAGAGACTCCTCGACACCCACGAGCCAGCCTCGACGGAAGTCGCACAGTATCCGGTCCCCTCGAGCCGGCGCCGGAGGTACTGGGACCTGGAGCGCTTCCCGGACGGGCTGGTCGTCGCCGGTGACGCGGTCGCGAGTTTCAATCCGGTCTACGGGCAAGGGATGTCCGTCGCAGCGCTGCAAGCGTTACAGCTCCATCACACGCTTGCAGAAACGGGAGCCGAAGACATCGGAGTTCAGTTTTTCGACCGGGTCGAACCGGTCATCGAGGACGCGTGGAACGTCGCCGTGGGCACCGATTTCCGGTTCGAGGAAACCGAGGGACCGAAGCCGACCGGGACGGACCTTCTGAACCGGTATCTGTCCAGGCTGACTCGCAAGGCT
- a CDS encoding Zn-ribbon domain-containing OB-fold protein — translation MTEGPRTGPLAPEDVTSGSPFTLPGFFDALAEGRLVAGRCTDCGTHLVPPRPACYGCGSRAVETEEQPQTGTVVSYTAVYQPPSPFADLAPVTVAVVELDSGARLAGRVTADLEEVEIGSAVELRVRDPAEVGIDPEMHLSYEAEWPVHEFALR, via the coding sequence ATGACGGAGGGACCGCGGACGGGGCCGCTTGCGCCCGAAGACGTCACCAGCGGCTCCCCCTTCACGCTGCCCGGCTTCTTCGACGCGCTCGCGGAGGGGCGGCTCGTCGCCGGCCGGTGTACGGACTGTGGGACCCACCTCGTGCCGCCGCGGCCGGCCTGTTACGGCTGCGGGAGTCGGGCGGTCGAGACCGAGGAGCAGCCACAGACCGGGACGGTCGTCAGCTACACCGCCGTCTACCAGCCGCCCTCACCGTTCGCCGACCTCGCGCCGGTGACGGTCGCAGTCGTCGAACTCGACTCGGGCGCGCGGCTGGCCGGGCGAGTGACCGCGGACCTGGAAGAGGTCGAAATCGGCTCGGCCGTCGAACTCCGGGTGCGCGACCCCGCGGAGGTCGGCATCGACCCCGAGATGCACCTCTCCTACGAGGCCGAGTGGCCCGTCCACGAGTTCGCGCTCAGGTAG
- a CDS encoding helix-turn-helix transcriptional regulator has product MGEREDGTMEDALKEIAYLTRSPNRVRILDCLAEGPRTRREAKEASGATRTTVDRIVNELEDRGWVERTTDGNYAATPVGRQLVRELTPLVRAVEAIQELGSAVEWLPLDELSVGLQDFADATVRRPDRGDPVDTIDYMTDLVREASELRALTHLVPPESFLRVTHDAIVSGQLRLEGVVPTDHVEPYIETQRRRERWQAILEAGGELHLHEAALPCNMWIIDETVLIKRSDPGRMEDSYGVPVVTTDGTVRDAAHDLIDRYRDAGTQVGPGAFDVLADEPETS; this is encoded by the coding sequence ATGGGCGAGCGGGAGGACGGAACGATGGAAGACGCGCTCAAGGAGATCGCCTATCTCACACGGTCGCCGAACCGCGTGAGGATACTCGACTGTCTCGCCGAGGGGCCGCGGACCCGGCGGGAGGCTAAAGAAGCCAGTGGGGCAACCCGGACGACGGTTGACCGGATCGTGAATGAGCTTGAAGACCGCGGCTGGGTCGAACGCACGACGGACGGCAATTACGCCGCGACCCCTGTCGGCAGACAGCTCGTGCGGGAGCTGACACCGCTTGTCCGCGCAGTCGAGGCTATCCAGGAACTCGGAAGCGCCGTCGAGTGGCTCCCGCTCGACGAACTCTCGGTCGGACTCCAGGATTTCGCCGACGCGACGGTCAGGCGTCCGGACCGCGGCGACCCTGTAGACACGATCGACTACATGACTGACCTGGTCCGCGAGGCAAGCGAGCTCAGGGCCCTGACACACCTAGTTCCGCCGGAGTCGTTCCTCCGCGTCACGCACGATGCCATCGTATCGGGACAGCTCCGCCTGGAGGGTGTCGTCCCCACCGACCACGTCGAACCGTATATCGAGACACAGAGACGTCGCGAGCGGTGGCAAGCGATCCTCGAGGCGGGCGGTGAACTCCACCTACATGAGGCAGCTCTCCCCTGCAACATGTGGATCATCGACGAAACGGTCCTGATCAAACGCAGCGACCCCGGTCGGATGGAGGACTCCTACGGTGTGCCGGTCGTGACGACAGACGGGACCGTTCGGGACGCGGCGCACGACCTGATCGACCGATATCGGGACGCCGGAACTCAGGTCGGCCCCGGTGCGTTCGACGTGCTCGCCGACGAGCCCGAGACATCCTGA